A single region of the Anoplolepis gracilipes chromosome 1, ASM4749672v1, whole genome shotgun sequence genome encodes:
- the LOC140672404 gene encoding UNC93-like protein has translation MTDDKTEVPRRFVKIPTPNFEPSERWRIIRNILAIGCAFMVNFTAFMGASNLQSSINADESLGTFTLSAIYGSLLFSNIFLPALIISWLGCKWTMCVSILAYMPFIASQFYPKFYTMIPAGLLVGLGGGPLWCAKCTYLTVAAEAYSTVSDITANVLVTRFFGLFFMFYQMAQVWGNLISSAVLSYGIKTVTINETLNSSVVAEKCGANFCGVSDIEDENPNLQRPPIERIYLISGIYLGCMILACLIIAFGVDSLFRYDRNRARSVKGTSGFKLLAVTLKLLKEKNQLLILPIILFIGAEQAFLFADYNASFVSCAWGISNIGYVMICFGVTNAIAALATGSIVKLTGRKPVMFFAFCLHLGLLIFMLRWRPTPEQGIIFFLVSGLWGVCDSIWLVQVNALSGILFPGQEEAAFSNFRLWESTGSVITYVYSPYLCTFTKFYLLIGILCAGMVGYGIIEWSGKVDRATSEDKPHFELVNRVD, from the exons ATGACGGATGACAAAACCGAGGTGCCAAGACGATTTGTAAAAATACCGACCCCGAATTTTGAACCGTCAGAACGATGGCGAATTATAAGGAATATTCTAGCGATTGGCTGTGCTTTTATGGTAAATTTTACTGCCTTTATGGGAGCTTCGAATTTACAAAGCTCCATCAATGCGGATGAATCGCTGGGTACATTTACTTTATCCGCGATTTACGGCAGTCTGCTCTTCAGCAACATTTTTCTACCCGCTCTCATTATAAG TTGGTTAGGATGCAAGTGGACAATGTGTGTTTCTATATTGGCTTATATGCCCTTCATAGCTTCTCAGTTTTAtccaaaattttatacaatgatTCCCGCCGGATTATTAGTTGGATTAGGCGGAGGACCACTTTGGTGTGCAAAATGTACTTACTTAACTGTAGCAGCAGAAGCCTATTCAACTGTCTCAGATATAACCGCAAATGTTCTTGTCACAAGATTTTTCGGCCTTTTCTTCATGTTCTACCAAATGGCGCAGGTGTGGGGAAATCTCATATCTTCAGCAG TTCTTTCCTATGGAATCAAAACGGTTACCATAAATGAGACTTTAAACAGTAGTGTTGTGGCGGAAAAATGCGGTGCAAATTTTTGTGGAGTGTCTGATATAGAAGATGAAAACCCGAATCTACAACGACCTCCTATAGAACGAATATACTTAATTTCTGGAATTTATTTAGGCTGCATGATACTAGCTTGTTTAATAATTGCTTTTGGCGTTGATTCGCTATTCAG ATACGATCGAAACCGAGCTCGCTCAGTGAAAGGAACGTCTGGATTCAAGCTCTTGGCCGTGAcattaaaattgttgaaagagaaaaatcagCTTTTAATATTGCCGATAATATTGTTCATCGGAGCTGAACAAGCATTCTTATTCGCCGATTACAATGCA TCATTCGTTTCTTGTGCTTGGGGGATTAGCAATATCGGTTACGTGATGATATGTTTTGGTGTCACAAATGCTATAGCTGCCCTCGCCACTGGATCTATCGTGAAATTGACCGGAAGAAAACCCGTAATGTTCTTTGCTTTTTGTTTGCACTTGGGTCTTCTCATCTTTATGTTACGATGGAGACCGACGCCGGAACAGGGTATCATCTTCTTCCTGGTGTCAGGTTTATGGGGCGTATGCGATTCGATCTGGCTCGTTCAAGTTAATG cgtTAAGCGGTATATTATTTCCTGGTCAAGAAGAGGCAGCTTTCTCCAACTTCCGCTTGTGGGAGTCTACTGGTTCAGTGATAACGTACGTGTATAGCCCGTATTTATGTACCTTtacgaaattttatcttttaattggaATATTGTGCGCTGGAATGGTCGGTTATGGCATTATCGAGTGGTCAGGTAAAGTGGATAGAGCTACTTCTGAGGACAAGCCTCATTTTGAATTGGTTAATAGAGTtgactaa